The Montipora capricornis isolate CH-2021 chromosome 3, ASM3666992v2, whole genome shotgun sequence genome includes the window TCATACAGTAGTTAATTGATGTGCTTGCGTACATGTTCTCAACCAAAACAGACAATGATGGTACATGTATCTTTTTTGCCTGCTAACTTCTTATTTTATTGTAGAAAGCTTTGTCGTACATTTCCTCAAAGGCTGGTGGGCAATATACCTTAGACAATGTATACCAAGTACGCGACGCACTCTTCTGTGAGGTAAATAAGATAGCTTTAGGTTTATGGTTGGACTGCAATGCCTGCGTAGTTGCACAAATCTGTGCCATAGTACTCTTTACTGACCACTACCCTCTGGTTCACTTTTAAATCTTATTTAGTGATGGCTACTTAAGGTGTTGTGTTAGTGATACTGGAATGTAGGGTTAGATAAATTATGCCGGCATTATTTCGAGCATAATACTATGGTGCGAGCATTGAACATAGTGCCGGCATAATAGTCATGTTTAGGAGCATAAAAGTTGATAAAATTATCCTGCTAATAAAAACACCAAAATAATGTGGTTAAAAATGTCCTGTCAATTGTGGTCTTTGTGGCTGCTTTATGCACTTATTTGACTTTGTTGAAGGCCTGGCTACCTTACTTTATGCCTGACTCCCCAGACCTGTAAGTTTGAGAGTGCAACATGAAATAATGTATTAgccctttttttttgtcttttttttttgcacaaatttcACCCAGCATCTTTGAGCATAATGCTAGGGCACGAGCATAATTTCCAGCATAATTCTATGATTTTAGGACTGTCACGCTCAAAAGCACAATGCTCAAATTTTCGAGCATAATAATTTATCTAACTATACTGCCATGGCATTCATTCTGACAAGTACAAGTTCATCCAGAAGTATTCCACTCTCATTACATAATTCCATCAATCTAAACAATTATAAAAGTAAACCCAACGCATTCTCTCTGTCAATTCAGTTTCTCTTCCCTCATTAGATTAtcttttatacatgtattatgCTAACTTATATCACAACTTTCCTTCCTTATTGTGTTGTTTCTTTCTAGCTAAGTATGTCCACAATTATTGTTGACaaataatattttctttattatgttatttaattattattattattattattattattattattaatcataaGAAACTGTAGCAAACACTGCTAAAGAGTGCTCAATGCACGTTTGTGTAAAGTGGTGTatagaattaaatgactaaTTGAAAATATACAAGATTCCCTGCGACTCTGAGTTTCGTGCGTATGCACTCATCAGGCAGCTATAGCTAGCTAATAAGTCTGTTCTTCATTAAATCTGCCTGATGAGTGCATACGCACAAAACTCAGAGTCGCAGGGAATCTtgtgtattttcatttagtcatttaattctattattattattattattattattattattattattatttactggCAAGGCACCTCTTGTAATTtctgcagtgcaggcgttattTTGGCGCGGAACGCTAGATAAACCAGGTTTTcaatgccgccatcttggattgtgaTTAGATGCTTGACCGGGAGAGGGTTGGTGCTGTGGCGGGTTGGGGGTGGGGCACTTAACGCCTACTCCctcagcaaatatttcctcgccccaatcttccacagttaccaaatcttagaaagatggtggcctaatacgaaaatgtgcactcgcgcgcccaaaatacgcctgcactgcaggctaacCTATGCCGCATAAGTCTCCGGCTTTGGTTTCTCATTACTGTACTGTGCTTGTTTTAAAGGAGCATTAAAGGtggaatgatttttttcttacagAAATCCCATAACTTGACATTACCAGATTGGGCACTGAATGTCACAATTTGGGACGATTTGACAAATATGGACAAGTTTGGATTTATGTGGTTGTTTAACGGTCACGAGTGGGCTAAATTAACTGGAGGtaatgataataaataataatgaagTGATAATTAACTGTCAAGCAGTgcttgaaaataaaaagaattcCAGGTTATCTCTATTTCAAAAGCCGGGCAACTCAACCCTTAAAATTAATTAgttgccctgataaatgcttAGTTGTCCATTGGGAAACCCTCTACGATTTAATGCACGCCGCGTTGAGATGCAATAGCGTTGCGTTGCAGCTTGGTTGTCCCATAGTTCTAAGTGTGTgcctgtgttttttttctggGTCTGGGTTTAagttttagcattttcaaagTGGAGTCTTTGATCTCCAGCGCCACTAAGCTGCATGTGAGTTTTCCTATCTATTTGTAAAAGCCATAGATATTTAAGTCTCGCGTTTGTCGTAAATCGTTCTGGTGTTGCGTTTTGGTCGTGTCCGTCGTACCTGAGTGGTCATCCATCCACGTTGCTTGCCTTCAGTGACCTCAGTCACTCGGGATCTTTCCCTACCAACGGTCATCTCATCGTACTGGCAGCACAGTAAAGCTCTTCAGTTTATAACGTGTATTCAAGCGTAGTGACTTTTCGAGCGATCAAATTGGACTTTTCCTTGCGTGCCTCACCCACCCATATTACATTCTTCCGGGGCACCtgacttccccccccccccccccttcctttgCGACAAATGTTGTTAACCACTCCTGATGACTGAGTTAATTTTAAGTGATAGTTGGAAAGGTCATCGCAGTTGGTTGAGAAACTTTAACAGTTGCAAAGGAAGAAATCCCGGATAAAGCCCAGGCTTAAGcgggattcgaatccatgacctTGTGATTACGCTGTACTTCCTCTATCAAGCCCGCAGGGAATTGCAATTGGCCAGCACTCAACTGGCTTCCTTTGCAACTGCATGCTTTAAGCCCCTTTCACACcgacgcaacaactcccaaaaTTGTTGGGAGTTGCTGTTTGTGCAGATGCTGGATGGTGCTACCAGTGGTTTGCACACGGATGTAACAACtcccataagactttgtaaacttacatAATTccgctgccatcttgttttcaacatcttaaggacggtgcctactattgttattgcgcatacgttttgcgcatctcgagatactcggatgtCCTATCgttggtgcttattaatacagggatattttgcggttcaaaactatggggagaaagcagaacttagcgagtgatagtatccaaaaagaaaactgggggtaacctcgcatttttcagagatgattgagcttcaatttggaaaggaacgacatccattgctttgtattttaaattctctttgaaaaatgcgtggttacccccaattttctttctggatttcaataacacttgttaagatctgcttttcccgcatattcagtaaactgcgcaaaaatacctttgaattagtcggcggcaccgtccttaatgcgtTGCTATCTTCTTGGTGACCGTGTGTAATACGCAtgcgtggccccaacaatgttggacgagctgtgcaaacggatccaacaCTTTTGCGGTACGCTTCGGCGACCACGGAACACGGATCACGGGACACGGAATACGCGATCACGGAACAACAGAGCTGTTGGCAGTTGTTGCCTCAAAAGTTtcaccagtttcaaacttcctgcaacaactcccaaccaCACTCAACAACATGCGAGAAGGCGTGCAAACAGAAGGAACATGTAACACTCAACAacgttgggagttgttggccaaccgAACAATGATGCGTCCTTTTGCACGGATCTTGATAAGGAGCTCAACTAACTGCGGTGACCTTTTCAACTTTCATTTCCGTctattccgcagttcaaataaacGAAAGTTCATATATTCTATTAAAAATAGCACGACTTAATAATACTTTTCTCTGGATCCTTTATAATGCTACAGGTAGTTTACTGGGCGAGTTTATCAAAAACATGAAAGCTAACCTCGATCCAAGCAGCAAAAAGTTGTACATTTATTCGGCTGTGAgtattttgctgttgttttcttAGGTGCATGATTATATTACACACACGCAAAATAGGTTGCCCTTTACCTTGAATGTGAAAAAGAAGGCTAAAACAGCTTTCATGCACCATCTTTTCTGGACGTTTCCAAATGTTCTTGAAGCAGCATTCGTAACGGACATGTGGTTGACTTGCTGCccaaactgaaacaaaagactaaacaacaGAGAcctgacttagacttaaaaacaatttaaGCTGCAAAAGCTCCAAGTAATACATGTAGCTAGCTTACACTatcctttcaaatgcaaagttCACTTTATATTCATTCAATCGCTGGTTCATTTTGTCAGCCGTTTTTTAATGTCGTCATTTTGTGGTGCATCTTAATAGGCATAGGGCCAAAATTTATGCTAAATAAAATTTAGTCgcgttttaaggacggtgcctactattgttattgcgcgtacgttctgcgcatctccagatactcggatttccaatcggtgatgcttactaacactgggatatttttgcgcggtttaaaactacccggagaaagtagatcttagtaagtactcttggtatccaaaaagaaaattgggggtaaccatgcatttttcagagataattaagcttcaatttgcgaaagaatgccatacattgctttgtattttagagctctttacaaatattattcctgaattatctttgaaaaattcgtggttacccccaattgtctttttggatttcaataacacttgttaagatctacatttcctgcataatcacacaccgggtcAAAAATagctttaattagtaggcaccgtccttaattagaTACTATATCGGGCTTTGTGCGAAAGAGAATGTGCATGTAATATCCGTTTCGTCAAGTCCTTTTTGAAAGCAATTCCGTTCCGAAACCTATCTTTcctgttaaaaataattaacaacccaaaccttttgCCCTTGGCCTCGATTTGAAAATGACGCGAAATTCGACAGCTCAGAAAATGGCCTTGTGACCAATCATAATTTGCCACGTGTCTGAGAGTAACttgccttaatttttttttcacctccAGCATGATACTACTGTGGCTGCTTTGCTGAGTGCTCTCAAATTATACAATGGAATTTTGCCAGCTTACTCCAGTGCAGTCATTGTCGAACTTTACTCGGATCGTGATGATCGCAAGTAAGTGATTCAAAAATGTGATCGGCAGTGTTGCCTCACATTTGCAAATTCGAGCAAAGTGTTCGTGTCCACTGGCTATTTTCGTTATACAACATATTAAACGAAGGAAATAGAATgaaacatttatgtaaatgaagaaaGACCTTAAACAGATATGCAGATAGAATTAGaagaattgttttctttttttccattacGAGTTCTTTCCTCGTTTCGGCTTTGGGCTCTCTGTCCTTGTTTATTCCGGTAATTCCTTCACTCCCAAATTCAGTTATTCTTGTTTATTCCGGTAATTCCCGAACGCAGGCTCGTCGATGTTTTTTCAGTGGAGCATGCGCACACGACCAACGTCCGACATTGGTCAGCTACTTGGTTCTCTAACCTTTGATACTGTGTACTCCAAAACAATGCCACTTTTTATTGGAAGCAAGCGAGGAtgcaatatttttttaaatgtcgcTTCAAAGACCTTCACCTTTCTGTTTTGGGATTTCTTCTTAGGAAAAACTTCTCTGTGCGAATATTATATCGATTTGGTCAAAGCAAAGAGCCAAGAGTGCTGAAACTCTCAACTTGCAACGAGTTTTGCCCTTTGATCGATTTCATAAGGTAGGTGTCCTTGATGAATAAGCATAACACGAACGCCTGCGTCGGTGTCCAGCTGGCGCTAGCAGTGGAGAGGCGAAGAGATGGGAGAAGAGTCTTGTCATTTATTGGTGTCATAGAATAGAatttatttgctcagttcatagataatgtaaaatttaacGCTGAATACACACAAAGAAATAGATcaaataatcataattacaattttaattaattaaatatttgcGCCTAGGAGCTAAATAAACTGGTAGGTTTTTGAGTTAGCCCCTAGCCATATCGAGTTGATTTTTTTTGCTGTAGTTTAGGGAAATAATGaagaaataatataataatacaataaaaATTGTAGCAAAGATGATTAAAATCTTTAAATTATAAGTAAACGATTAGTGCTGGTTTAACAACAAGAAGTGCTTTAAGTTTGTGTGAAATCTTGAAGAGGGTacgtttttaacattttcaggaATTTTTTGCGATAGATCAGTAGCTACGTAAGATATGGACTGTTTGCCTATATTTGTTCGTACCCGTGGCTTGtgcagatttttttaaactgcgTATCTAGTATTATAGGCATGAACACTACTTGCATATCGAAAAACCagataaacatttctttgtcgaTTGACTTCAATGCTTTCAACACATTTTCTTTTGGGTATgatgaaaaaggaaaagaatgaCGTTTGAAACTGTTTGTTTACTGTTGCCAGGACAACCGCCGATGTTGTTCCTGACAACATCGAGAAAGCATGTGGCGTGGAAGAGAAATGTGTCAAGACCATCGTTTATAAAAGTAAGTGCTTCTTAATTGATTTATCAGCACGGTAGTTATTAGctcttagtatatactaaaacagtggatagtggtaaaataaatttttaaaggaattttTTGAGCCGTTTTAAAGTGagttgagttttgttttgtgtggcaacggtgaataattgttttagtatataggTCGTGGTCACACGAGCGGAATAAAAGGTGGAGCAAAAAAATACTTCTTTTGTAAATGTGGCCGCGCGTCGGCTGCTCGGAAGTGGATCACCtccgagttagccaatcagtgcgCGCAGAGAGCACTATTCACACGTGTGGCTCacgtgtggtatatactaattgACGTCTCGCCGCATTTCAAATAGAAAGTGCGACTTGTTCTCGTGTTCTTGTTCTCGTGTGTTTCCCGCGCTTAGCGCTGGGtgcattgttttgctttgcgttctgattggctcatgAAATGGTGTGCGGTCTGTTGTGCGGTCTGTTTTGCGTCTGGCCGAAGCAATcaatactttggttttggttctaCGCAATGGATCGAAAACCGTTCGCTGTTCACTGCGAAGTTGCGGAATTTATGTCAGTGGAGCACTTGCTGTTAGTTACTTATTACCAGTTGCTCAATTTGTCTTGCAGGTTTCTTGGCAGGCTTTGTGACGGTCtccgtttttctttttcttctcgtGTTGTTCCTTTGTGTTAATTTCTGCAGGAGAAGATGTTGTCCCCCGCAACAAAATCTGACCTTTTACAACGATCTTCTGAAAGATGCTCGGCTTCTGGATAAGCCGGATTATGACTCTGATGCCGATGTCTAAACGGCAATTTTAGGTGTAGGCTCTGTAGCTTTTTCAAGACGTCTTCAGTGCCTCAGatgtaaaaggaaaggaaaggaaaggaaaggaaaggaacttt containing:
- the LOC138041198 gene encoding testicular acid phosphatase homolog isoform X2, which translates into the protein MADEGRGLFSLMAPLFWLLQMCTVSYGGLQLRMVNVVYRHGDRSPVSSFPTDPHKNFWPQGLGQLTQTGMMQEYKLGQFLKDRYVDKLINSSYKFSEVYVRSSDRDRCIMSAQTQLNGLYPPHGHQVWRQKLDWQPVGVHVVPANEDYLLRPYDYNCPRLKEALKKSKEKPEYLKAVRKYKKALSYISSKAGGQYTLDNVYQVRDALFCEKSHNLTLPDWALNVTIWDDLTNMDKFGFMWLFNGHEWAKLTGGSLLGEFIKNMKANLDPSSKKLYIYSAHDTTVAALLSALKLYNGILPAYSSAVIVELYSDRDDRKKNFSVRILYRFGQSKEPRVLKLSTCNEFCPLIDFIRTTADVVPDNIEKACGVEEKCVKTIVYKREDVVPRNKI
- the LOC138041198 gene encoding prostatic acid phosphatase-like isoform X1, which translates into the protein MADEGRGLFSLMAPLFWLLQMCTVSYGGLQLRMVNVVYRHGDRSPVSSFPTDPHKNFWPQGLGQLTQTGMMQEYKLGQFLKDRYVDKLINSSYKFSEVYVRSSDRDRCIMSAQTQLNGLYPPHGHQVWRQKLDWQPVGVHVVPANEDYLLRPYDYNCPRLKEALKKSKEKPEYLKAVRKYKKALSYISSKAGGQYTLDNVYQVRDALFCEKSHNLTLPDWALNVTIWDDLTNMDKFGFMWLFNGHEWAKLTGGSLLGEFIKNMKANLDPSSKKLYIYSAHDTTVAALLSALKLYNGILPAYSSAVIVELYSDRDDRKKNFSVRILYRFGQSKEPRVLKLSTCNEFCPLIDFIRTTADVVPDNIEKACGVEEKCVKTIVYKSFLAGFVTVSVFLFLLVLFLCVNFCRRRCCPPQQNLTFYNDLLKDARLLDKPDYDSDADV